The following are from one region of the Chionomys nivalis chromosome 16, mChiNiv1.1, whole genome shotgun sequence genome:
- the LOC130887924 gene encoding olfactory receptor 13C7-like, whose translation MEVFNQSMVAEFILLGLSDHPKLEKTFFVLILLMYLVILLGNGVLILVTILDAHLHTPMYFFLGNLSFLDICYTTSSIPLVLDGFLTPRKTISFSGCAVQMFLSFAMGATECVLLGMMAFDRYVAICNPLRYPVIMSKAAYVPMAISSWVAGGANSLVQISLAVRLPFCGDNVINHFTCEILAVLKLACADISINVISMGVANVIFLGVPVLFIFVSYTFILTTILRIPSAEGRRKAFSTCSAHLTVVIVFYGTILFMYGKPKSKDPLGADKQDLADKLISLFYGVLTPMLNPIIYSLRNKDVKVAVWNLVGQKCLAQGL comes from the coding sequence ATGGAAGTGTTCAACCAGTCCATGGTAGCTGAATTCATCCTGCTGGGGTTGTCAGATCACCCAAAGCTGGAGAAAACGTTCTTTGTGCTCATCCTGCTGATGTACCTGGTGATCCTGCTGGGCAACGGGGTCCTCATCCTGGTGACCATCCTCGACGCCCACCTGCACAcgcccatgtacttcttcctgggGAACCTCTCCTTCCTGGACATTTGCTACACCACCTCCTCTATCCCCCTGGTCCTGGATGGCTTCCTCACTCCCAGGAAAACAATCTCTTTCTCAGGCTGTGCAGTACAGATGTTTCTCTCCTTTGCCATGGGAGCCACGGAGTGTGTGCTCCTGGGCATGATGGCATTtgatcgctatgtggccatctgcaaccCCCTTAGGTACCCAGTGATCATGAGCAAGGCTGCCTATGTGCCCATGGCCATCAGCTCCTGGGTGGCTGGTGGTGCCAACTCCTTGGTGCAGATCTCCCTTGCGGTACGGTTGCCTTTCTGTGGGGACAATGTCATTAATCATTTCACTTGTGagatcctggctgtcctgaagttAGCCTGTGCTGACATTTCAATCAATGTCATCAGCATGGGGGTGGCCAATGTGATCTTCCTGGGGGTCCCAGTTCTGTTCATCTTTGTGTCCTACACCTTCATACTCACCACCATCCTGAGGATCCCCTCCGCTGAGGGCAGGAGGAAGGCCTTCTCCACCTGCTCTGCCCACCTCACTGTGGTCATCGTCTTCTATGGGACCATCCTCTTCATGTACGGGAAGCCCAAGTCCAAGGACCCCCTGGGGGCAGACAAGCAGGACTTAGCAGACAAACTCATCTCCTTATTTTATGGGGTGTTGACCCCCATGCTGAACCCCAtcatctacagcctgaggaacaagGATGTGAAAGTTGCCGTGTGGAACCTGGTGGGCCAGAAGTGCCTCGCTCAGGGATTGTGA
- the LOC130887918 gene encoding olfactory receptor 13C7-like, protein MEVSNQSTVTEFVLLGLSAHPRLEKTFFVLILLMYLVILLGNGVLILVTILDAHLHTPMYFFLGNLSFLDICYTTSSVPLVLDGFLTPRKTISFSGCAVQMFLSFAMGATECVLLGMMAFDRYVAICNPLRYTVVMSKAAYVPMAISSWVAGGANSLVQISLAVRLPFCGDNVINHFICEILAVLKLACADISINVISMGVANVIFLGVPVLFIFVSYTFILTTILRIPSAEGRRKAFSTCSAHLTVVIVFYGTILFMYGKPKSKDPLGADKQDLADKLISLFYGLLTPMLNPIIYSLRNKDVKTAVRDLASHRWLT, encoded by the coding sequence ATGGAAGTATCCAACCAGTCCACGGTGACAGAATTTGTACTGCTAGGTCTCTCTGCCCACCCACGACTGGAGAAAACGTTCTTTGTGCTCATCCTGCTGATGTACCTGGTGATCCTGCTGGGCAACGGGGTCCTCATCCTGGTGACCATCCTCGACGCCCACCTGCACAcgcccatgtacttcttcctgggGAACCTCTCCTTCCTGGACATTTGCTACACCACCTCCTCGGTCCCCCTGGTCCTGGATGGCTTCCTCACTCCCAGGAAAACAATCTCTTTCTCAGGCTGTGCAGTACAGATGTTTCTCTCCTTTGCCATGGGAGCCACGGAGTGTGTGCTCCTGGGCATGATGGCATTTGATCGCTATGTGGCTATCTGCAACCCCCTTAGGTACACTGTGGTCATGAGCAAGGCTGCCTATGTGCCCATGGCCATCAGCTCCTGGGTGGCTGGTGGTGCCAACTCCTTGGTGCAGATCTCCCTTGCGGTACGGTTGCCTTTCTGTGGGGACAATGTCATTAATCATTTCATCTGTGAGATCCTGGCAGTCTTAAAGCTAGCCTGTGCTGACATTTCAATCAATGTCATCAGCATGGGGGTGGCCAACGTGATCTTCCTGGGGGTCCCAGTTCTGTTCATCTTTGTGTCCTACACCTTCATACTCACCACCATCCTGAGGATCCCCTCCGCTGAGGGCAGGAGGAAGGCCTTCTCCACCTGCTCTGCCCACCTCACTGTGGTCATCGTCTTCTATGGGACCATCCTCTTCATGTACGGGAAGCCCAAGTCCAAGGACCCCCTGGGGGCAGACAAGCAGGACTTAGCAGACAAACTCATCTCCCTCTTCTATGGACTTCTGACCCCCATGTTAAATCCCATtatctacagcctgaggaacaagGATGTTAAGACTGCTGTAAGGGACCTGGCAAGTCACAGATGGCTCACCTAG
- the LOC130887955 gene encoding olfactory receptor 13C7-like has protein sequence MDRSNETSPVTTFILLGLSAHPKLEKTFFLLILLMYLVILLGNGVLILVTILDAHLHTPMYFFLGNLSFLDICYTTSSVPLILDSFLTPRKSISFSACALQMFLSFAMGATECVLLSMMAFDRYVAICNPLRYPVIMNKAAYVPMAAGSWAGGITNSIVQTSLAMRLPFCGDNVINHFTCEILAVLKLACADITINVISMVVANMIFLAIPVLFIFVSYVFILVTILRIPSAEGRRKAFSTCSAHLTVVIIFYGTILFMYGKPKSKDPLGADKQDLADKLISLFYGVVTPMLNPIIYSLRNKDVRAAVRNLVTQKPITE, from the coding sequence ATGGACAGATCCAATGAGACCTCCCCTGTGACCACCTTCATTCTCCTGGGCCTCTCCGCCCACCCAAAGCTGGAGAAAACCTTCTTCCTGCTCATCCTGCTGATGTACCTGGTGATCCTGTTGGGCAACGGGGTCCTCATCCTGGTGACCATCCTCGATGCccacctgcacacacccatgtacttcttcctgggGAACCTCTCCTTCCTGGACATCTGCTACACCACCTCCTCGGTCCCCCTCATTCTCGACAGCTTCCTGACCCCCAGGAAGAGCATCTCCTtctcagcctgtgccttgcaGATGTTTCTCTCCTTTGCCATGGGAGCCACGGAGTGCGTGCTCCTGAGTATGATGGCGTTTGATCgttatgtggccatctgcaaccCCCTTAGGTACCCAGTGATCATGAACAAGGCTGCCTATGTGCCCATGGCTGCTGGCTCCTGGGCAGGTGGTATCACCAACTCTATAGTACAGACGTCTTTGGCAATGCGCCTGCCTTTCTGTGGGGACAATGTCATCAATCACTTCACCTGTGagatcctggctgtcctgaaactggcctGTGCCGACATCACCATCAATGTCATCAGCATGGTTGTAGCCAACATGATCTTCTTGGCAATCCCAGTGCTCTTCATTTTTGTCTCCTACGTCTTCATCCTTGTGACCATCCTGAGGATCCCCTCCGCTGAGGGCAGGAGGAAGGCCTTCTCCACCTGCTCTGCCCACCTCACTGTGGTCATCATCTTCTATGGGACCATCCTCTTCATGTACGGGAAGCCCAAGTCCAAGGACCCCCTGGGGGCAGACAAGCAAGACCTTGCAGACAAGCTCATCTCCCTCTTCTATGGGGTGGTGACCCCCATGCTGAACCCCAtcatctacagcctgaggaacaagGACGTGAGGGCTGCTGTGAGGAACCTGGTGACTCAGAAGCCCATAACTGAGTGA
- the LOC130887989 gene encoding olfactory receptor 13C7 codes for MERNNQTSPVTRFILLGLSAHPKLEKTFFLLILLMYLVILLGNGVLILVTILDAHLHTPMYFFLGNLSFLDICYTTSSVPLILDSFLTPRKSISFSACALQMFLSFAMGATECVLLSMMAFDRYVAICNPLRYPVIMSKAAYVPMAAGSWAGGIAASTVQTSLAMRLPFCGDNVINHFTCEILAVLKLACADITINVISMGVTNIIFLVVPVLFISLSYTFILTTILRIPSAEGRRKAFSTCSAHLTVVIVFYGTILFMYGKPKSKDPLGADKQDLADKLISLFYGVVTPMLNPIIYSLRNKDVRAAVRNLVTQKHLKQ; via the coding sequence ATGGAGAGGAACAATCAGACCTCCCCTGTGACCCGCTTCATTCTCCTGGGCCTCTCCGCCCACCCAAAGCTGGAGAAAACCTTCTTCCTGCTCATCCTGCTGATGTACCTGGTGATCCTGTTGGGCAACGGGGTCCTCATCCTGGTGACCATCCTCGACGCCCACCTGCACAcgcccatgtacttcttcctgggGAACCTCTCCTTCTTGGACATTTGCTACACCACCTCCTCGGTCCCCCTCATTCTCGACAGCTTCCTGACCCCCAGGAAGAGCATCTCCTtctcagcctgtgccttgcaGATGTTTCTCTCCTTTGCCATGGGAGCCACGGAGTGCGTGCTCCTGAGTATGATGGCGTTTGATCgttatgtggccatctgcaaccCCCTTAGGTACCCAGTGATCATGAGCAAGGCTGCCTATGTGCCCATGGCTGCCGGCTCCTGGGCAGGTGGAATTGCTGCCTCCACAGTTCAAACATCCCTTGCAATGCGGCTGCCCTTCTGTGGGGACAATGTCATCAATCACTTCACCTGTGagatcctggctgtcctgaaactggcctGCGCCGACATCACCATCAATGTCATCAGCATGGGCGTGACAAATATAATCTTTCTGGTGGTCCCggttctctttatttctctctcctacACCTTCATACTCACCACCATCCTGAGGATCCCCTCCGCTGAGGGCAGGAGGAAGGCCTTCTCCACCTGCTCTGCCCACCTCACTGTGGTCATCGTCTTCTATGGGACCATCCTCTTCATGTACGGGAAGCCCAAGTCCAAGGACCCCCTGGGGGCAGACAAGCAAGACCTTGCAGACAAACTCATCTCCCTCTTCTATGGGGTGGTGACCCCCATGCTGAACCCCAtcatctacagcctgaggaacaagGACGTGAGGGCTGCTGTGAGGAACCTGGTGACTCAGAAGCACTTAAAGCAGTGA